In a single window of the Rhineura floridana isolate rRhiFlo1 chromosome 3, rRhiFlo1.hap2, whole genome shotgun sequence genome:
- the LOC133378881 gene encoding zinc finger protein 232-like encodes MKEQKSAGRKLEGHIGRAEEATRAVYSEYPTERLGWGVSQEGKGDPCKGMPEHWEVQWQEVLKTLQPIQTEGEDAPGVPESAPWEDAKAFLASFEQVAKACRWPRREWAALLLPALSGEAEEAFSILEAGDQEDYGKVKAAILRGDDLRVEAQRQCFRQFCCEEVEDPRRVYSQLQELCHLWLKPERRSKEQILELLILEQFLASLPPELQGWIRAGGPETCSQGVALAEEFLRSQQEAKTGQLIRINNPLKFPRMWEVLSTLQRKKEKLKIIVTGM; translated from the exons ATGAAGGAGCAAAAATCTGCAGGCCGAAAACTAGAAGGCCACATAGGCAGAGCAGAAGAAGCCACCAGAGCAGTTTATTCTGAATATCCGACTGAGAGACTAGGATGGGGAGTGTCGCAAGAAGGCAAAGGGGACCCTTGCAAGGGGATGCCAGAGCACTGGGAAGTTCAATGGCAGGAGGTCCTGAAGACCCTGCAGCCCATTCAGACAGAAGGGGAAGATGCACCGGGGGTGCCCGAGTCTGCCCCCTGGGAAGATGCCAAGGCCTTCCTGGCCTCCTTCGAGCAAGTGGCCAAAGCCTGCCGGTGGCCTAGAAGAGAGTGGGCTGCACTGCTCCTGCCAGCCCTGAGTGGGGAAGCGGAAGAAGCTTTTAGCATATTAGAAGCCGGAGATCAGGAGGACTATGGGAAGGTGAAGGCGGCCATCTTGCGAGGGGATGACCTGAGGGTGGAGGCTCAGCGCCAGTGCTTCAGGCAATTCTGCTGCGAGGAGGTGGAGGACCCCCGAAGGGTCTACAGCCAGCTGCAGGAGCTTTGCCACCTGTGGCTGAAGCCGGAGAGACGCAGcaaggagcagatcctggagctgctgatcctggagcagttcctagCCAGCCTCCCGCCGGAACTGCAGGGCTGGATCCGAGCAGGTGGGCCGGAGACGTGttcccagggggtggccctggcggAGGAGTTTCTGAGGAGCCAGCAGGAGGCCAAGACTGGGCAGTTGATAAGGATAAATAACCCCTTA AAGTTCCCACGGATGTGGGAAGTCCTGTCTACACTCCAGAGGAAAAAAGAGAAGCTCAAGATTATAGTTACCGGGATGTGA